The nucleotide sequence AAAAAGGAGGTACCGGCGGCGGGGCTGCTTCAAAGATAGCCTCCCGAGTTATTCAAAAGGCACTAGAGAAGAGATAATTTCTTTAATTTTAAGGAAGTGAGAGAAATGTTTGATTTTGAATACCAATTAAAAATGCTCCCGGATAAACCGGGAGTATATCTCATGAAGAATTCCCTGGGTGAAGTTATATATGTAGGTAAGGCAAAGGTGCTGAAAAATAGAGTCAGACAATACTTCCAAAACTCATCCAACCATTCTGCGAAGGTTGTGGCTATGGTTAAAAACATAGCTGAGTTTGAGTACATCGTGACAGACTCTGAGAGTGAAGCCCTCATACTAGAATGTAATTTAATTAAAAAGTATAGACCCAGGTATAACATCTTATTAAAGGATGACAAGCATTATCCCTTTATTAAGATAACTACCAATGAAGATTTCCCAAGGGTATTCACCACAAGAAATTATGTAAAGGACGGAAATAAGTATTTCGGCCCTTATACCGATGTGTCTGTAGTTTATGAGACCTTAGAATTGATAAGAAAAATATTTCCCCTAAGAAACTGCAAGAGAAATATAGTTGAAAACGGAGAAGTCACAAGACCCTGCTTAAACTATCATATAGGCATGTGCAAGGCTCCCTGTGCAGGGCTGATATCAAAAGAGGAATATAGAAAGATAGTCCTGGATGTAATAAATCTCTTATCCGCAAGGGATACGGAGGTATTGAAAAAACTTAAAAAGGATATGGAAGCCGCGGCGGAAAATCTGGAGTTTGAGAAAGCGGCGGCCTTAAGAGATAAAATTAATGCTGTGGAGAAAATTCAAGAAAGACAGAAAATCATTACCGGTAGCTTTGAGGATGAAGATTATATCGATATCTACAGCGATGAAAAAGATACCTGTGCTCAAGTATTCTTTATGAGACAGGGAAAGGTTGTAGGGCGAGAACACTTTATTCTTGAAGACACTGCCGGTGAAGAACCAGGAGAAATTATCTCCCAGATTATTAAAGAATTTTATGGCGGCACCCCCTTTATTCCATCCCATATATACATACATGATATTGTGGACCAAGACCTGCTGGAGGAGTGGCTATCAACTAAGAAGGGGAGTAAGGTATCTCTCAAGGTACCTAAGCGTGGAGAAAAGGTTCAATTCCTTGAGATGGTAAAAAAGAATGCCAAGATGACTCTGGAACAGTTCAAGCAGAAGCTGCTCATGGATAAAGAAATACAGGGGACGGTTCTCAAGGAATTAGCAGAATTACTGGAGCTGGATGAGCTGCCTCACAGAATAGAGAGTTATGATATTTCAAATATTCAGGGCTTTGATTCCGTTGGAAGTATGATCGTCTTTGAGGAAGGCAAGGCCAAGAACAGCGATTATAGAAGATTTAAAATAAAATCTGTAATAGGTGCCAACGATTATGACAGCATGCGTGAAATATTAGAAAGAAGGTTCCGTCACGGCCTTGAAGAAGTCAAAAATATTCAGGAAAGAAAGCTGGAGTTCAGCAATGGGAAGTTCTCCGTGTTTCCAGACCTCATATTGATGGATGGAGGACGGGGCCAGGTTAATGTGGCCCTTGAGGTATTGGAGGAGCTAGGCATCAACATACCCGTTGCCGGCATGGTAAAGGATGATAGTCACAAAACAAGAGGTTTAATATATAATAATATTGAGCTTCCCATTAAACCTAATTCAAAGGTTATGCAGTTGATTACAAGGATCCAGGATGAGGTGCATAGATTTGCTATTACCTATCACAGAACCCTAAGGGATAAGAGGACCCTTCATTCAGTGCTGGATGAGATTCCTAATATAGGCGAGAAGAGAAGGATTGCACTGTTAAAGAAATTTGGGTCTGTAGAAAATATCAAAAATGCGACTATAGAAGAATTACTGGAGACACCTTCTATAGATAGAAGGGCAGCGGAAAGTATAAAATGCTATTTTACGTATCAAAGGCAAAAAAATGGTTAATACTGATAAGTATAGAATAATTGAATAATATACTTGATGGATTAGTTTGCTATAATGTATACTGATGTTGGTGTCTTTAGACTTAATATGTTTAGTTAACAATATGTGTTAGGGGAAGAAATATGAAGAATTATTTATACCTATTAGGTGAAATCAAGGAAATCGTTGGAGAAAGTAATGTTCTAGCAGATGAGCCGATGAAAAACCACACTTCCTTTAAGGTGGGGGGCCCGGCAGACATATTTGTTATACCAAAGGACTATCAGGAAGTACAGCAATTAGTTAAAGTTTGCAAGGATCAGAATGTACCCTATTTTATCATTGGCAATGGTTCAAACCTTTTAGTTAAAGACGGTGGGATAAGAGGGGTAGTTATTAAACTTACGGCTTTAAACAAAATAGAGGTTCAAGGAAACAAAATTATTGCCCAAAGCGGTGCTCTTCTCAGTGATGTGTCCACATGTGCTTTGGACCATAGTCTCACAGGATTCGAATTTGCCTGCGGAATTCCCGGCTGTGTAGGAGGGGCTGTGGCTATGAATGCCGGTGCCTACATAAGCGAAATGAAAAATGTAATAGAAAATGCACTTGTCATTGATAATGATGCCAATATAAGAAGATTGGATTTGCAGGAACTGGAACTGAGTTATAGAAACAGCATTATACTAAAACAGGGCTTTATTGTTTTGGAAGCAGTGTTTAACTTAAAACCAGGAAATTACAATGACATAAAAACTCTCATTGATGATTTGCAGAAAAGAAGAACAGACAAACAGCCACTGGATTACCCATCTGCAGGAAGTACCTTTAAGCGCCCTGAGGGCTATTTCGCGGGAAAGCTTATCGAGGACTCCAACCTAAAAGGTGTGTCCATTGG is from Clostridium thermarum and encodes:
- the uvrC gene encoding excinuclease ABC subunit UvrC; this translates as MFDFEYQLKMLPDKPGVYLMKNSLGEVIYVGKAKVLKNRVRQYFQNSSNHSAKVVAMVKNIAEFEYIVTDSESEALILECNLIKKYRPRYNILLKDDKHYPFIKITTNEDFPRVFTTRNYVKDGNKYFGPYTDVSVVYETLELIRKIFPLRNCKRNIVENGEVTRPCLNYHIGMCKAPCAGLISKEEYRKIVLDVINLLSARDTEVLKKLKKDMEAAAENLEFEKAAALRDKINAVEKIQERQKIITGSFEDEDYIDIYSDEKDTCAQVFFMRQGKVVGREHFILEDTAGEEPGEIISQIIKEFYGGTPFIPSHIYIHDIVDQDLLEEWLSTKKGSKVSLKVPKRGEKVQFLEMVKKNAKMTLEQFKQKLLMDKEIQGTVLKELAELLELDELPHRIESYDISNIQGFDSVGSMIVFEEGKAKNSDYRRFKIKSVIGANDYDSMREILERRFRHGLEEVKNIQERKLEFSNGKFSVFPDLILMDGGRGQVNVALEVLEELGINIPVAGMVKDDSHKTRGLIYNNIELPIKPNSKVMQLITRIQDEVHRFAITYHRTLRDKRTLHSVLDEIPNIGEKRRIALLKKFGSVENIKNATIEELLETPSIDRRAAESIKCYFTYQRQKNG
- the murB gene encoding UDP-N-acetylmuramate dehydrogenase, with protein sequence MKNYLYLLGEIKEIVGESNVLADEPMKNHTSFKVGGPADIFVIPKDYQEVQQLVKVCKDQNVPYFIIGNGSNLLVKDGGIRGVVIKLTALNKIEVQGNKIIAQSGALLSDVSTCALDHSLTGFEFACGIPGCVGGAVAMNAGAYISEMKNVIENALVIDNDANIRRLDLQELELSYRNSIILKQGFIVLEAVFNLKPGNYNDIKTLIDDLQKRRTDKQPLDYPSAGSTFKRPEGYFAGKLIEDSNLKGVSIGGAQVSNKHSGFIINTGNATAKDILSLIAYVQKTVFEKFGVELHTEVRIMGEELNN